The Oryza sativa Japonica Group chromosome 11, ASM3414082v1 DNA window AGTACATGGCATCGTTTTCCTTCAAGTGTTCGTTGGCTTTTACTTAGTCCGGTGAGTGCTTGTGGGTTATTTCTGACGAGGGAGTGTGATCAGTACGCGTACTAATGGTATTTTGGTTTGTCATGGCATGATGAAATTAAGCTGTGGTAGCAatataatgcatatatatattacctTTGTCTCATGTCCTTAGTATGTAGTAGTGGTAAATAGTACATAGCATGAATAATATACTTATCAAGGAACACTTGTGTTTTGTTTAATGGCGCATGTCTGTCTTCCTGTCTGTAAAAAAGTGTAGTACTTAATTTCTTCGTTTTTTAATGACCGACCAACGTTAAGCCGAGCTATACAAACTTGGACAGTTCTTCTTTCAACAATGTTTTTACAAATGGCTGGAACTTTACCGGAGCAAAAAAATTCTGACAAATAAATTAACATCAATTTCAACGTACAATATAAAGCAAACAAAAGATGTTATCAATCAGGGTTTATCTCTACCACCTTAAAAGCGGATTCATCGTCCTCCTCAACATCGTAATCCCGCACGTAAAAAAAACAGTTTCCCAAAAAAACACCCCACCCAAAGATCAATATTTTCACACAAAAATTTAAAAGGAATGGATAGAAAAAGAACAAAACCCTATAATTCCAGTGCCATTGCAACGTACGGGCATGACACTTGTAAATACTAAAATGCGAATAAAATATAACGAAACCTCAACATTTTCTCGACACTAATAGTTCTCCCAAGAGAAActtaatcctttttttttttaaaaaaaactaccagTCCAGGATCCTACTAAGATCGATTGATCAGTCACTCTCTGTCAGTCTGTCTACAGTGCCCAAGTCATGGGCAATTTTGTATCAAGTCTTTGTTCCAGATTCCACATCATGGTCATCAGAAGTCAACACCGTGGATGCAGCTAGCTGCTATACAGAGGCTTTGATAAATCTCATCTGACCAGCAAAAGGGGAACACACGAAGATTCTCCCCACATGCGTTGGCATGCAATGATTCAGTCACACTGCTAACATAGCTACCtatctctatctatctatcccCATGACATTGCAAATTATTGTACTATGTATCGATCGAGCAATTTGTGGTTAGCTTTTTCACAAAGATGCTGTGGTAGATGCGAAAGATGTCGTCGAGTTGGAGCCTCGAACCAGCAGTCAAAAATTCAGACCGAGGTGATCACAAAGCTCATTAGTATCTGAGTATCTAGGTATGTGTGAGCTAAGGTCGTAGGTTACACATACACACGTACTGTCTGATCATAATCTGATCTAATCGTCGAAATATAAAATTGACTATCTTTTCTTATCACTTTAAGTTTTTGTTGAACTAATTGTTGCATACAACTCAATACTGAACTTTGATTGCTGACCATGCACGATGTCTTGTTTGGAAAAACATCGGAACTTCTTTTAGTATCATATAGCtctagaatctagaaaataaactaaaagttAGATGCTACAAAACACAGTTCTTCTTGGTTCTCACCGGTGGGCTACTCACCATCTATTTTTTAGGATCTTTAGCTCGCTAAACAGGGACTGAGCTTAATTTGATATAGTAGAAAGTGAACTGCACGCCCGTGCACTAGTGTATGTTTGGGTTAAGCTGAGTGGCCAATAGTGATCAGCTCCATTATATATATCTGAATCTGATGACTAGTGAACTAGTGATAAATCACTAGTGTGAGTAGTCAGTGACGACATACATATGATAGAATCTTAGTTGGGCATGCATATGTTGCTGCTGTTGTGCTGTTGTCTGAAGATATGAGTATATATAGTAGCCGTAGTGTGGTGTAGTGCGCGCGAGTGGggttttaattggttaaaagcATGTTGGTTGCTGGTAGCTAGGTGTCAGGTTCCCTCACTAGTTGATTACATGATTCATGGCTTTTTCGAAATGCATGATTTTTAAAACACATGAACAAAAGGAAATacatatataactaaaatactATAACATCTCAAATTTTATGgattgaaaaaaatgaataacaaTAATATGAATGACCATTTAAATAGGGCATAGGAAAAAAAACGATGGAATCAGAAGTTGGAGAAAGATTTTCCCAAATCTTAATAAACTTCGGCTGGCTTCCGCCAACCGGCGAAAACAGAAGTTGGAGGAAGATACAAAGAATTTATTTCCAATAGGTTAAAGCACATGTCAGAATTCCTCTAAAatatctatattttgggatataaTTCAAAGGAATCTCATAGTACTCTaactaaaaaaagacaaactctaaCTACGAATATAGACACACACGTGTCCAAGTTTATAGTAAgaattgaacttttttttttgtcggaaGGGGTAGGATTGGACATGTAGttaggattggattttttttcggaGGGAGTAGGATTTTTGGATAGTTATTTCTTTGATCCAAGTGATCATCACATAGGAAAATCCTCCAAGAATCATTTGTTCGAAGTAGCCTTCATCATCGAAGAGGAGGCTAGTAGTAGCAGTGTAGCACGCACGCATGTAGGCGATGTACGCTTTAGTTGCTTCTTTTCCGGCAGATGGGTGTGTGTGGGCGTGCAACAGCAAGTCAGCAACAGAGGGAGGTCGGCCACTTCGCAATTGGAGTGAGGGGCCGCACACTTTTCGCCTGCACTTGCTAAGCTAGTAGCTGCATGCAAACATAATCTGTCTATCAATTCATCAGAGATTCAGAATATGTATTAAGTTAAAGCTATTCTGTTACAGGTCGAAACCAATAATTATTTATGAATGGAGGGACTAATGTGTGTTAATTGGTGCGATCCAAGCTGGTCGATGGCTTCTGCACATTTTGGCTGGTATGCTTGTCTTCACTCTGCTGGCCGGTCCACTGTCAGTTCAGATAATGCAGGGTGTTACGCTAGCTAGGTCGATTTCAGTTCAGATAATGCAGGCCTACCTCCTCCTCTTTGATTTCATTGACTTCGACGACGACCATACGAATTAAACCGTGTTAATCACAGTGGTAAATACTTCACCTGAAACAATCAAATCCATCAAGTGGCAGGTTAGTACTATGCGTTTCAGACAAGAGAGGCAACAGTTATACTCCCTGAGTGCACAAATATATTTgtccataaatataaatataagatGTTATTTTATTTGTTCATAACTGTAAAGGATTTGAAATGTTACTTATCCCATCAATCATATTCCTTTTAATTTTCTTTGCATCTTACCCTCAACCATTACCATTACTTATTTAATGAGGATACTGAAGTATTTTCTCCTCAACTTTAATATCTGCTAAACGGCCTAGTGGTGGAGAGCCAGCAGCGCCATCGAGCTTGGCCCAATAATAGCGTTTTTCAATAGCCAACTATATTTTCCAGACATCGATAGCACAATCCATAGTGGAGACGCATGTAACTGAAGAGAGTTAtattaatatactccctccgtcccataatataagggattttagagggATTCAtcatactagaatatgtcacatccctccaaaatcccttatactccctccatttcaaaatatttgacaccattgactttttatcacatgtttgaccgttcgtcttattaaaaaaaattatgaaatatataaaactatatgtgtatatgaaagtatatttaacaataaatcaaatgatatgaaaagaataaataattacttaaattttttgaataagacgaatggtcaaacacatactaaaaagtcaacggtgtcataacattttgaaacgaagggagtattatgggatggagggagtagaaggtCTAGAGTAACACAATCTCTGGTGGCCGTCCTCCAGGGCCTGATATTACCTGAGCATCTCCGCGCCAGTTTCGACTCCCTGGTGCTCCTGATCTTTTGGCAGTTGTGGAAGAAATGAAACTCTAGGGTTTTCGACTCCACGCTTTCTTCAGTCTCAGGGTTCTGGAGTCCATCCACTCGGAGGATCATCTGTGGTCTTTAGCTGGCATTGTCGCTTTTAGAGACTTGTTGGGAGTGTAGCGTGGCTCGGGCCCTTCCTGCTGCTTGGAGTTTGTGTTTTAGCCGTCGTAGTTTGTTTCCTAAGcttcaagtttttatttttgcttCGGTCTGGTTGATTGCGTTGTGTAACTATAActattttcttctaatatattcaCGTGCAATCATTTTGcgcatttgagaaaaaaaaacacttcacatgttccaaaatataatcattaaTGAAAGTTTTAAAAGAAACCAAGTTTATGGtgaaaaataattgtaattGGTTGAGGTAAAGAGTTAAATAGAGAAATTGGTTGAAATGAGATACTGTATGAAAAAGTGCTTATATTGTGGTATAAATTTTGAATCCTTAaaatcttatattttgaaatgggtGGAGTATTAGTACTCTAAAAACAGAATGCCTACTccttatgtccaaaaataagttTTACTCTTTTATTTACTCTCGGTTCACAATTAAATTTATAAGGTTTATCTCTTTAGTAACCCCTACATGTGCACGTGATACTATTCTCTCCAACTCCTAAAGTTGAGGAGAAAAGGGGGGTTTAGTGTACCTGATTTACTTTAACGATGGATGGTCAGGGGACATCACCGAGCATGCGTGTATGTGTATGGCCTATTATGTGAGGGTTGATTTTAAACTCTACAAAGGATGTCCCCTAgttatttgcatgtcacttaaataattatggaaaaaattaagaagatatattaacatgtaatatatcacttcacaaatatacaagttaaaattcaacttttacaagACATGACGCAACATATAGAAGTtaattttatcttccatgtttATGGAGTGATCTAGCACATATTAAACtatcttgttgatttttttaaatgtttttccAGTGACGCAAACAACAAAGTGACTTTCTCTCGAGAGTTTAtaatgggtgtgtttagttcacgtcaaaattgaaagtttggttgaaattggaacgatgtgacggaaaagttggaagtttatgtgcgtagaaaagttttgatgtgatgaaaaaaattgaaagttcgaaggaaaagtttggaactaaacaaggccaatAGTTTCTCCTATTCTATCTGGGTTATATATTATATGGGCCAAAACAACTGCGGTACTAATTGGGCCTTAAATTATTCGTCATGGCAAGCCCAACACAGGGTCCAGCGACGGATCGCATCGCGTTGCGGGATCAGAGAGAAGTGCGATGACTGTAAACCATCGGACTCCTCCGAGCGGCTAGTCGATCGTCCCCGCGCGTTTTCCTGTCCGTTTCCGTGTCGGAATTTCAGAGTTGAGTCCGAGTCCGATACGGAGTAAAACTACTTGATCGCCTCGATATATTGAAACACCAAACCCACGCAACGAACTCGATCATCTGAAGTTTCCTTCAATTCCCCGTCGCCGCTGATCTCACGATATGATgatggccgcggcggaggagcagcTCGCCACGACgccggagatggagatggagatggagtaTATCCCACTCGATGGTTACAACAGCCACTACGTGCGCGACGACGATCCTTACCGGCGTTACCGCGAGCTCCGGAtgctcgcgccgccggcgaacgagatctccggccgcctcctcgaggcggcggacgaggacgcCGCCATGTCGTCGTCGCTCTGGGACGATGAGTtcgagctcaccggcggcgccgacgccgaccgctTCACCCCGCCCGGCCCGCGCCTCCCGCGCCCGCCCACCCACCACCTCAACATCTTCTCTTCCCGGCTGCAGCGCCTCGCGtccacccgcgcgccgccgccgatgccgccgccgatcgACGATGGCGACTTCGGCGTCGTCTTCTTGACAGGCGGCGCCCGGCGCCAtgtcgccgtggccgccgccagGGTGGCGCCGGCGGATACCAGCTGCCTCGGGAAGAGCAAG harbors:
- the LOC136353930 gene encoding probable E3 ubiquitin-protein ligase ATL44, which codes for MAAAEEQLATTPEMEMEMEYIPLDGYNSHYVRDDDPYRRYRELRMLAPPANEISGRLLEAADEDAAMSSSLWDDEFELTGGADADRFTPPGPRLPRPPTHHLNIFSSRLQRLASTRAPPPMPPPIDDGDFGVVFLTGGARRHVAVAAARVAPADTSCLGKSKYEEPRGGGETAMGGADSTGCVICIAEFEVGDELSTIPCAHRHRFHDKCLAEWLKRSRSCPLCRHLLPAVVPANTRPNIHFL